A window of uncultured Fibrobacter sp. genomic DNA:
CGCACGAAGTGCGTGATTCTTTTCACTAGCCTCTATTCTCTATTCTCTATTCTCTATTCTCTATTCTCTATTCTCTATTCTCTAGTCTCTCAAAGACTCACTGCTCATTGCTCGTGCCTCGAGCCCCTTGGTTTCTTTTTTTTTTCTTGTGCATGGGGGGGATATTATGTACTTTCAAAGTACAGTAAACTTGTTCGCGCAAGGAGTGACTATGGACTGCAGGATTCTTGTACGGTTTGTCGGTGTCGAAGCCGACTTGAATGCCTTGTGGGACGCTTTCATGGAGCAATTCCCCGAGGCCGAGCTTCCGAGTGCCGATTCTGGCGAATGGTATTCCGTCGACGAAGTGATGATGGACGAATACGAGTGCCGTTTCGAGGAACTGCCCGAAGGCCCCCTTGTGGCGGTGGATGGCTGCCTGCTTGTGGAAGAGGCTCCGCCAGAGGATGTCCTGAGCGATTTGATGGAACAATTCGAGCGGGTTTACGGGATTTTCAAGTGGTCTACCGTCGAGGTGGGCTATGGTTGTGGCTCCAGTGAGGGCTGGGGCGAATTCAACCCAGATTATGCCGATAACGGTTCCGACGAGGCCAACGAGATTTCGGAGGCTGTCCTTGGGTTTTAGTTGAAAGGCTGTGCGTTGTGTCACTTGCGTTTTCAACGAAAAAAATCTAATCTTACAGGAGGTTTGGCGGTCGGGTGTCTGGAGGTTATATGAAGTTATTGCGCTTTTTACCGGTGTGTCTTGCGGCTGCCGTCACATTTTCCTATGCGGTCCTCGATTTGCCGAGCGCGCAGCCCAAGGTAGACGCGTCTTACTGGAATGCGGCGCTCGATAGCACCTGGCAGGGCATGATCCGCCGCAACATTAACCCCTACAGTGCCGGTGCGGGCCTTATTCACCGCCCCAAGAGCGAAACTCCGGGTGATGCCGTGAGCGAGGGCGTGGGCTACGGCATGTTGGTCGCCCTCTATGCAAATGACCAGGCCTCCTTCAATAAAATGTGGGAAAAGGCGAACGAGACCATGTGGAATGGGGATTACCATGACTGGCACATGGACCCGAGCGGCAATATCCCGATGGAAGGCCATGGTGCCGCGACTGATGCCGAAGAAGATATCGCGCTGGCCTTGATTTTTGCAGATAAACTTGTTTCTGCCGGAAAGTGGACTGCCTATACTTCAACTTCGCCCAAACTTCAACAAAAGACCTATGCGGAACAGGCCCAGAATCTCCTGAATAAGATGTGGGACACGAAGCAGATTCGTTCTGAAGGTATTGTTGCGCCGGGTGCTGGCTGGGGCGGTTATGAATTCGTGAACCCCGGGTATTTCTCCCCGGCCTGGTACAAGGTGTTCGAAAAGTTCGACAAGTCGGATGCCAATCGGTGGAAAACGGCTGTCGACAAGTGCTACGAGATTATTTCCAAGAGCCCCGGATACAGCATGGGCATGGTTCCCGACTGGATGACGCCGGAAGGCGGCTGGGTCGGTTCGGAAGGTCTTGGCTACAACGCTTACTTTGAAAGCCGAGCCTTCTTCAAGGATGCTATCCGCATTCTGTGGCGCGTGGCCATTGATGCCATTTGGTTCGACGAAAGCCGTGCCAAGGAATTTCTCAAGAATGCGCTGAAGTTCATCAACGACAAGGGTGGCCCCTCTGCCGCGAACTTCTACCAGATCGAGAAGGCGGGCGAACTTTTGCCGGCCGAGGACAAGTGGAAGGAATTTAACGACTCGAAGAACGAATCGACATGGCGCTACCGCAGGGAACATAGCCACCTGACGATTGGTATGTGGGCGACTGCGGCGATGGCTGTGGGCGAGGCTGCGGACAGGATTGCTTTCAGCGAGGAAATGGCCAAGTTCTACGAGGGCGGCGATTATTTCGGGCTCGCGCACGATACTTCTGCGGCGCTCGAAGACACTCTGCATAACGAGATGTACTTTGACCAGTTCCTGGCCTGGTTCGGGACTTCACTCATGAGCGGCTTGTTCGTGAACGTGGTCGATGCCGTCGACAATCCCAAGACTGCGACTCCGGGCGATTCCT
This region includes:
- a CDS encoding glycosyl hydrolase family 8, with amino-acid sequence MKLLRFLPVCLAAAVTFSYAVLDLPSAQPKVDASYWNAALDSTWQGMIRRNINPYSAGAGLIHRPKSETPGDAVSEGVGYGMLVALYANDQASFNKMWEKANETMWNGDYHDWHMDPSGNIPMEGHGAATDAEEDIALALIFADKLVSAGKWTAYTSTSPKLQQKTYAEQAQNLLNKMWDTKQIRSEGIVAPGAGWGGYEFVNPGYFSPAWYKVFEKFDKSDANRWKTAVDKCYEIISKSPGYSMGMVPDWMTPEGGWVGSEGLGYNAYFESRAFFKDAIRILWRVAIDAIWFDESRAKEFLKNALKFINDKGGPSAANFYQIEKAGELLPAEDKWKEFNDSKNESTWRYRREHSHLTIGMWATAAMAVGEAADRIAFSEEMAKFYEGGDYFGLAHDTSAALEDTLHNEMYFDQFLAWFGTSLMSGLFVNVVDAVDNPKTATPGDSSSLTKIPEVPVDSDTVVVDTSNHQDSGKGNGSGDDKIVASPYAVSGAVQLVQTGEGFFFTATHSVKWTVYGLDGRIVATATGKNFAWSAKDMHGIFVVKAVSRGIRYTHKIVTH